The following nucleotide sequence is from Paenarthrobacter ureafaciens.
GGCGCCTCCGCGGATTGCTGGGAAATAAGGTTCCTGGCAATGTTCAGGTCCTTGAGCATCAGGTCCATGGCAAAGCCCGAATCAAAACTTCCAGTCAGGATATGGCGGGGATATTTGAATTCTGACGCTTGGCTGCGGCCCGTGGAGCCATTGATGACTTCCAACATTTTCTCGGGTGCAATTCCAGCCGTTGCGGCCACCGTCAGAATTTCGGCGGCTGCGGCGAGGTTGGTGGCCGACAACAAGTTGTTCAGCGCTTTGGCTGCATGTCCCGTCCCCGGCGGCCCAACATGAGTGATGGACTCGCCGAGGTTGCGAAGGTGCCGTTTGGCGCGTTCGACGGCGGTGCTGTCGCCGCCAACCATGATGGCCAGCTTCCCGGTCAGGGCTTTCGCCACACCACCGGACACTGGTGCATCGACAAAGTCGATGCCGAGGTCAGCCGCTTCAGCAGCCAAGGTTGCGGTGCTCTCGGGTTCCGAGGAGCTCATGTCAATGATCAGGGTTCCAGTCGCAAGGCGCTTCAAGAGCCCCGGGCTGGTGCGCAGGACAGACTCAACAATTCGGCTGTTGGGAAGCATGAGAATCACGGTCCCCACGTGGGCCGGGATGTTCGCCAAGTCCGGCAGAGCCGTGCCGTTCGTCGCCGCAGCCACCTCCGCGGCGACCACAGGGTTCGTGTCGTAGACGAAGAGTTCGCGTCCGGGGGAGTAGTTGATGGCCATCGGCCTGCCCATGTTCCCGAGCCCAATAAAAAGGGATGCGTGAGTGTCGGCGATTACCATGTTGATGTTCCTCCATCGATGGTGAGCACAGATCCCGTAGCGAAGCTGGACTCTTTAGCGGCCAGCCAGACAATGGCTTCGGCAACTTCTTCCGGTAGCCCCATGCGATGCATGGGCGAACGGCCGTTGAGGGAGTCAACAAGCTCTTG
It contains:
- a CDS encoding NAD(P)-dependent oxidoreductase codes for the protein MVIADTHASLFIGLGNMGRPMAINYSPGRELFVYDTNPVVAAEVAAATNGTALPDLANIPAHVGTVILMLPNSRIVESVLRTSPGLLKRLATGTLIIDMSSSEPESTATLAAEAADLGIDFVDAPVSGGVAKALTGKLAIMVGGDSTAVERAKRHLRNLGESITHVGPPGTGHAAKALNNLLSATNLAAAAEILTVAATAGIAPEKMLEVINGSTGRSQASEFKYPRHILTGSFDSGFAMDLMLKDLNIARNLISQQSAEAPIVLTAQETAEKARGLLDSDHPDHTEFARYYEKLNGASLRTS